A portion of the uncultured Bacteroides sp. genome contains these proteins:
- a CDS encoding glycogen debranching enzyme N-terminal domain-containing protein: protein MSYLRFDKTLMINLEESLLREILRTNKSGAYHCTTIVDCNTRKYHGLLVIPVPYLDDENHVLLSSLDETVVQHGAEFNLGLHKYQGNNFSPNGHKYIREFDCEKVPVTTYRVGGVILTKEKVFVHYENRILIRYTLVDAHSATKLRLRPFLAFRSVRQYTHQNDLASREYQEVENGIKTCMYPGYPELFMQVNKKNEFHFVPDWYKGIEYPKEQERGYDFNEDLYVPGYFEVDIRKGESVVFSAGISATSTHQLKRTFEAEVADRTPRDSFYHCLKNSAHQFHNKQENCHYILAGYPWFKCRARDMFVSLPGLTLAVDERDEFEEVMETAQGAIRNYMSGQPADCKIEEMDDPDVLLWAVWALQQYARDTTREQCRTKYGELLQEIIEFIRQRKHPNLFLHENGLLYTNGTDKAVTWMNSTINGLPVTPRTGYVVEVNALWYNALRFVADMSREGGNTILADSLDEQAQITAKSFVDVFRNEHGYLLDYVDGNMMDWSVRPNMIFTVAFDYSPLDRVQKKQVLDIVTKELLTPKGLRSLSPKSGGYNPNYVGTQMERDQAYHQGTAWPWLMGFYMEAYLRVYKMSGISFVERQLIGFEDEMTNHCIGSLPELFDGNPPFKGRGAVSFAMNVAEILRILKLLSKYNL, encoded by the coding sequence ATGAGTTATTTACGATTTGACAAGACTCTTATGATTAATTTAGAAGAATCTTTGCTTAGGGAGATTCTTCGGACGAATAAATCGGGAGCTTATCATTGTACAACGATTGTAGATTGCAACACACGAAAATATCACGGATTGTTGGTGATACCCGTCCCTTATTTGGACGATGAAAATCATGTGCTGCTATCTTCTTTGGATGAAACGGTTGTTCAGCATGGTGCGGAATTCAATTTGGGACTACACAAATATCAAGGGAATAATTTTAGTCCGAACGGGCATAAATATATTCGCGAGTTCGATTGTGAGAAAGTTCCGGTGACCACTTACCGTGTTGGAGGCGTTATTCTGACAAAAGAAAAAGTTTTTGTACATTATGAGAATAGAATTTTAATTCGCTACACATTAGTCGATGCACACTCTGCTACGAAGCTTCGTTTGCGCCCGTTTCTCGCTTTTAGAAGTGTTCGCCAGTATACTCATCAAAACGATTTGGCAAGCAGAGAGTACCAAGAGGTGGAAAATGGGATAAAGACTTGTATGTATCCGGGTTATCCGGAGTTGTTTATGCAGGTGAACAAGAAGAATGAGTTTCATTTTGTTCCCGACTGGTACAAGGGAATAGAATATCCCAAAGAGCAGGAGAGGGGATATGATTTTAATGAGGATTTGTATGTTCCGGGCTATTTTGAAGTGGATATAAGGAAGGGAGAGAGCGTTGTTTTCTCGGCCGGTATTTCAGCGACTTCCACTCATCAATTGAAACGAACCTTTGAGGCTGAAGTGGCCGATCGCACTCCTCGTGATAGTTTTTACCATTGTTTGAAGAACTCTGCCCATCAATTTCATAATAAGCAAGAGAATTGCCACTATATTTTAGCCGGTTATCCATGGTTTAAATGTAGAGCGAGAGATATGTTTGTTTCCTTGCCCGGTCTGACACTTGCCGTGGATGAGAGAGACGAGTTTGAAGAGGTGATGGAAACGGCACAAGGTGCAATACGTAATTACATGAGTGGTCAGCCTGCGGATTGTAAGATTGAAGAGATGGACGATCCTGATGTGTTGCTATGGGCAGTGTGGGCTTTGCAGCAATATGCCAGAGATACGACACGTGAACAATGTCGCACAAAATATGGCGAGTTGCTTCAAGAGATTATTGAATTTATTCGTCAACGTAAGCATCCTAATTTATTTCTTCACGAAAATGGCTTGCTTTATACAAATGGTACTGACAAGGCAGTTACCTGGATGAACTCTACCATAAATGGACTTCCCGTTACTCCGCGCACCGGATATGTGGTAGAGGTAAATGCGTTGTGGTATAATGCATTACGTTTTGTTGCCGACATGTCTCGGGAAGGCGGAAATACCATTCTTGCCGATTCACTGGATGAGCAGGCGCAAATTACGGCGAAATCATTTGTGGATGTGTTTCGCAATGAGCATGGCTATCTTCTGGACTATGTAGATGGAAATATGATGGATTGGAGCGTACGACCAAATATGATATTTACCGTTGCTTTTGATTATTCTCCACTTGATAGAGTACAGAAAAAACAGGTACTTGATATTGTTACCAAAGAACTGCTTACGCCTAAAGGGCTGCGTAGTCTGAGCCCTAAGAGTGGAGGATACAATCCCAATTATGTGGGAACGCAGATGGAGAGAGATCAGGCCTACCATCAAGGGACGGCTTGGCCGTGGCTGATGGGATTTTATATGGAGGCTTATTTGCGTGTCTATAAGATGAGTGGCATCTCTTTCGTGGAGCGTCAATTGATCGGGTTTGAAGATGAAATGACGAATCATTGCATCGGTTCCTTGCCCGAACTGTTTGATGGTAACCCCCCATTTAAAGGACGCGGTGCCGTGTCATTTGCCATGAATGTGGCAGAGATCTTGCGTATTCTGAAACTATTGTCTAAATATAATCTATAG
- the gap gene encoding type I glyceraldehyde-3-phosphate dehydrogenase, which yields MIKVGINGFGRIGRFVFRAAQTRNDIEIVGINDLCPVDYLAYMLKYDTVHGQFKGTIEANVEKNQLIVNGKAIRITAERNPADLKWGEVAAEYVVESTGLFLSKDSAQGHIDAGAKYVVMSAPSKDDTPMFVCGVNEKTYAGQKFVSNASCTTNCLAPIAKVLNDKYGITDGLMTTVHSTTATQKTVDGPSMKDWRGGRAASGNIIPSSTGAAKAVGKVIPALNGKLTGMSMRVPTLDVSVVDLTVNLAKPATYAEICAAMKEASEGELKGILGYTEDAVVSSDFLGDTRTSIFDAKAGIALTDTFVKVVSWYDNEIGYSNKVLDLVAHMASVNK from the coding sequence ATGATTAAAGTAGGTATTAATGGATTTGGCCGCATCGGACGCTTTGTTTTCCGCGCTGCTCAAACAAGAAATGACATTGAAATCGTAGGAATCAACGACCTTTGTCCGGTAGATTACTTGGCTTATATGTTGAAGTATGACACGGTACATGGTCAATTCAAAGGCACAATCGAAGCTAATGTTGAGAAAAACCAACTAATCGTTAACGGTAAAGCTATCCGCATCACAGCTGAGAGAAATCCTGCTGATTTGAAGTGGGGCGAAGTTGCTGCTGAATACGTTGTAGAATCTACTGGCTTGTTCTTAAGCAAGGACTCAGCTCAAGGTCACATCGATGCAGGTGCAAAATACGTTGTAATGTCTGCTCCTTCTAAAGATGACACCCCTATGTTTGTTTGCGGTGTTAACGAAAAGACTTATGCAGGACAAAAATTCGTATCAAACGCTTCATGTACTACTAACTGTTTAGCACCTATCGCTAAGGTATTGAACGACAAATATGGTATCACAGACGGTTTGATGACTACAGTTCACTCTACTACTGCTACTCAAAAAACAGTAGACGGTCCTTCTATGAAAGACTGGAGAGGTGGTCGTGCTGCTTCAGGCAACATTATCCCTTCATCTACAGGTGCTGCTAAGGCTGTAGGTAAAGTTATCCCTGCTCTTAATGGCAAACTTACAGGTATGTCAATGCGTGTTCCTACTTTGGACGTTTCTGTAGTTGACTTAACTGTTAACTTGGCAAAACCTGCTACTTATGCAGAAATTTGCGCAGCAATGAAAGAAGCTTCTGAAGGCGAATTGAAAGGTATCCTTGGTTACACAGAAGACGCTGTTGTTTCTTCTGATTTCTTGGGTGACACTCGTACTTCTATCTTTGACGCAAAAGCAGGTATCGCTTTGACTGATACTTTCGTTAAAGTTGTATCTTGGTATGACAACGAAATTGGCTATAGCAACAAAGTTCTTGACCTTGTAGCTCACATGGCTTCTGTAAATAAGTAA
- a CDS encoding Crp/Fnr family transcriptional regulator → MKTMYDTLLQLPLFQGLCREDFTNILGKVKLHFTTYKVGESIVKPDMVCDRLVFLLKGEISSYSSPKGKYFTFIEHFEAPYVIEVHSLFGMNLNYTSSYVARTEAQTISVSKSFVLNELFNYDIFRLNYMNIVSNRAQIFYDRVWRSASETIEEKIIDFILARTEKFTGEKDLKIRMEDIGAYVDGTRLNVSKALNDLQALGLLILSRKAIHIPEISALVQWSEAQRNSKKKKVENF, encoded by the coding sequence ATGAAGACAATGTATGATACCTTACTGCAACTACCTTTGTTTCAAGGCCTTTGCCGTGAAGACTTCACTAATATATTAGGAAAAGTAAAGCTACATTTTACAACTTACAAAGTGGGAGAAAGCATCGTCAAACCTGACATGGTTTGTGATAGATTGGTCTTTCTACTAAAAGGAGAAATATCCTCTTATTCTTCACCAAAAGGTAAGTATTTTACCTTTATCGAGCATTTTGAAGCTCCATACGTAATAGAGGTACATTCCCTGTTTGGCATGAATCTCAATTACACCTCTTCGTATGTAGCCCGTACAGAAGCACAAACCATTAGCGTAAGCAAATCATTTGTGCTTAACGAATTATTCAACTATGATATATTCCGGCTCAATTATATGAATATTGTCAGCAATCGTGCCCAGATATTCTACGACCGTGTATGGAGAAGTGCCTCAGAAACAATTGAAGAGAAAATTATCGATTTCATTCTTGCTCGTACTGAAAAATTTACCGGAGAAAAAGACCTGAAAATCCGAATGGAGGATATTGGGGCTTATGTTGATGGCACACGCTTGAATGTATCTAAAGCATTGAATGACCTTCAAGCTCTGGGATTACTCATCCTCAGCCGAAAAGCCATTCATATTCCGGAAATAAGTGCACTCGTACAGTGGAGTGAAGCACAAAGAAATAGTAAGAAGAAGAAGGTTGAAAACTTCTAA
- the guaA gene encoding glutamine-hydrolyzing GMP synthase: MQEKIIILDFGSQTTQLIARRVRELDTYCEIVPYNKFPKDDESVIGVILSGSPFSVYDETAFKTDMTEIWGKYPILGICYGAQFMSYMNGGKVEPAGTREYGRAHLDTFCKDNVLFKGVREKSQVWMSHGDTITAIPANFKTIASTDKVAIAAYQVEGAQIWGVQFHPEVFHTEDGTQILRNFVVEVCGCKQDWSPASFIESTVAELKEQIGDDKVVLGLSGGVDSSVAAVLLNRAIGANLTCIFVDHGMLRKNEYSNVLHDYACLGLNVIGVDASAQFFSELAGVSDPEGKRKIIGKGFIDVFDVEAHKIKDVKWLAQGTIYPDCIESLSITGTVIKSHHNVGGLPEKMNLKLCEPLRLLFKDEVRRVGRQLGMPEHLITRHPFPGPGLAVRILGDITPEKVHILQEADDIFIQGLRDWGLYDKVWQAGVILLPVQSVGVMGDERTYERAVALRAVTSTDAMTADWAHLPYEFLGKMSSDIINKVKGVNRVTYDISSKPPATIEWE, encoded by the coding sequence ATGCAAGAAAAAATTATAATACTTGATTTCGGTTCACAGACTACGCAGCTGATTGCTCGTAGAGTGCGCGAACTGGATACTTATTGTGAGATCGTGCCTTATAACAAGTTTCCGAAGGATGATGAGAGTGTAATAGGTGTCATTCTTTCGGGGAGCCCATTCTCTGTGTACGATGAAACGGCGTTTAAAACAGATATGACAGAGATCTGGGGGAAATACCCCATTCTGGGCATTTGCTATGGTGCGCAGTTCATGTCTTATATGAATGGAGGGAAAGTGGAACCGGCCGGAACTCGCGAGTACGGACGTGCTCATCTGGATACGTTTTGCAAAGATAATGTATTGTTTAAGGGGGTGAGGGAAAAATCGCAGGTATGGATGAGCCATGGCGATACGATCACTGCCATTCCTGCTAACTTCAAGACGATTGCATCAACGGATAAAGTGGCTATCGCTGCCTATCAGGTTGAGGGTGCTCAAATATGGGGTGTACAGTTTCACCCTGAAGTGTTTCATACGGAAGATGGAACACAAATACTGAGAAACTTTGTTGTGGAGGTGTGTGGATGCAAGCAGGATTGGTCTCCGGCCTCTTTCATCGAAAGCACTGTGGCAGAGTTAAAAGAACAAATTGGCGATGATAAAGTAGTGCTTGGATTGAGTGGAGGAGTCGATTCTTCGGTTGCCGCTGTATTGTTAAACAGAGCGATCGGCGCGAACCTTACTTGTATCTTTGTTGATCACGGAATGCTGCGCAAAAATGAATATAGCAACGTGTTGCATGATTACGCATGCTTGGGGTTGAATGTGATTGGAGTGGATGCCAGTGCTCAGTTCTTTAGCGAATTGGCAGGAGTTTCTGATCCCGAAGGCAAACGTAAGATTATTGGCAAGGGCTTCATTGATGTCTTTGACGTAGAAGCTCACAAGATAAAGGATGTGAAGTGGTTGGCACAAGGTACTATCTACCCGGACTGTATTGAATCGCTTTCTATCACAGGCACGGTGATCAAGAGTCATCATAATGTAGGTGGACTGCCCGAAAAAATGAACCTTAAACTTTGCGAACCGCTCCGTCTGTTATTTAAAGACGAAGTTCGAAGAGTGGGCCGTCAGCTGGGTATGCCCGAGCATTTGATCACTCGTCACCCGTTTCCGGGACCGGGATTGGCTGTGCGTATACTTGGTGATATCACTCCCGAGAAGGTTCATATTCTTCAAGAAGCGGATGATATCTTTATTCAAGGACTACGTGACTGGGGACTTTATGATAAGGTATGGCAGGCAGGAGTTATTCTGCTTCCGGTGCAATCTGTCGGCGTGATGGGTGATGAACGCACGTATGAAAGAGCGGTGGCTCTTAGAGCGGTGACTTCTACGGATGCAATGACTGCCGATTGGGCTCATTTACCTTATGAGTTTTTGGGCAAAATGTCTAGTGACATTATCAACAAAGTAAAAGGGGTGAATAGAGTTACTTATGATATTAGTTCTAAACCGCCTGCAACGATTGAGTGGGAATAG
- a CDS encoding glycoside hydrolase family 57 protein, whose product MRTICLYFEIHQIIHLKRYRFFDIGKDHYYYDDYVNEASINEVAERSYIPALSALIDMVKNSGGTFKVALSISGVALEQLEIHAPAVIDLLHQLNDTDCCEFLAEPYSHGLSSLVNEECFKEEVMRQSNKIKQLFGKAPKVFRNSSLIYSDGIGATVASMGFKGMLTEGAKYILGWKSPHYMYHCSQAPNLKLLLRDFKLSDDIGLRFSNSEWSEYPLFADTYINWIDALPQDEQVINIFMELSALGISQPLSSNILEFLKALPACAKAKGITFSMPTEIVTKSKSVSSIDVPDPISWVNEERDVTPWLGNVLQREAFNKLYSVAERVYLCDDRRIKQDWDYLQASNNFRFMTTKNTGIAFSRGIYDSAYDAFTNYMNILGDFINRVNSLYPEDIDNEELNSLLTTIRNQGEELADLHRELEHLQAKTAKAKPAVPAAQEAAVPGKTTPAKSVSTEKVPVKKAVTPKKVSAKKADK is encoded by the coding sequence ATGAGAACAATCTGTCTTTATTTTGAGATACATCAGATCATCCATCTGAAACGCTATCGTTTTTTCGATATAGGTAAAGATCACTATTACTATGATGATTATGTCAATGAAGCAAGCATTAACGAGGTAGCCGAACGTTCTTACATTCCGGCGTTGAGTGCGTTGATTGATATGGTGAAGAACTCGGGAGGTACCTTCAAAGTAGCTCTTTCCATTTCGGGAGTGGCTTTGGAACAACTTGAAATACATGCTCCCGCTGTGATTGATTTGCTTCATCAACTGAATGATACGGATTGCTGTGAATTTTTGGCTGAGCCTTACTCTCATGGTTTGTCGTCTCTGGTCAACGAAGAGTGTTTTAAAGAGGAGGTGATGCGCCAAAGCAATAAGATTAAGCAATTATTTGGCAAGGCTCCCAAGGTTTTCCGCAATTCAAGCCTTATTTACTCCGATGGAATAGGCGCTACCGTGGCGAGCATGGGATTTAAGGGAATGCTAACGGAAGGAGCGAAATACATACTTGGATGGAAGAGTCCTCATTATATGTATCATTGTAGTCAGGCGCCTAATCTTAAACTATTGTTGCGCGATTTTAAACTGTCGGATGATATTGGTTTGCGTTTCTCTAATTCGGAATGGAGCGAATATCCATTGTTTGCAGATACTTATATTAATTGGATAGATGCTTTGCCACAAGATGAGCAAGTGATCAACATCTTCATGGAACTCTCTGCTTTGGGGATTTCCCAACCATTGTCTTCCAATATATTGGAGTTTTTGAAGGCTCTTCCTGCATGTGCGAAAGCGAAAGGTATTACTTTCTCTATGCCAACGGAAATTGTAACGAAGTCGAAGTCGGTGTCTTCAATAGATGTTCCGGATCCAATCTCTTGGGTAAACGAAGAAAGAGATGTTACTCCGTGGTTGGGTAATGTGCTTCAGCGTGAGGCGTTCAACAAGCTTTATAGCGTAGCCGAACGTGTTTACCTTTGTGATGATCGTCGCATCAAGCAAGATTGGGATTATTTGCAGGCTAGCAATAACTTCCGTTTCATGACTACTAAGAATACAGGAATTGCTTTTTCTCGGGGAATTTACGACTCTGCTTATGATGCGTTCACCAACTATATGAATATTCTTGGCGACTTTATTAACCGTGTGAATTCTCTCTATCCTGAGGATATAGATAATGAAGAACTGAATTCGCTGCTTACTACTATTCGGAATCAAGGAGAGGAACTCGCCGATCTGCATAGAGAGTTGGAGCATTTGCAGGCTAAGACAGCAAAGGCTAAACCGGCAGTTCCTGCTGCTCAGGAAGCTGCTGTTCCTGGAAAAACAACTCCTGCAAAGAGTGTTTCAACAGAAAAGGTTCCTGTCAAAAAGGCCGTTACTCCAAAGAAAGTCTCTGCAAAGAAAGCCGATAAATAG
- the mscL gene encoding large-conductance mechanosensitive channel protein MscL, with product MGKSLLLQEFKSFAMRGNVIDMAVGVIIGGAFGKIVSSIVADVIMPPIGLLVGGVNFADLKWVMKAAETGVDGKQIAAVTLNYGNFLQVTFDFLIIAFSIFLFIKLLSRMSKKNEVPPAPLPTPPEPTKEEILLTEIRDLLKEKK from the coding sequence ATGGGAAAAAGTCTTCTTTTACAAGAGTTTAAATCATTTGCTATGAGAGGCAATGTGATTGATATGGCTGTGGGTGTAATTATAGGTGGAGCTTTTGGTAAGATCGTGTCTTCTATAGTGGCCGACGTTATTATGCCTCCTATCGGACTGTTGGTTGGAGGGGTGAACTTCGCAGACCTGAAATGGGTGATGAAAGCTGCGGAAACAGGTGTGGATGGGAAACAGATTGCCGCCGTTACGTTGAATTACGGTAATTTCTTGCAGGTAACCTTCGATTTCCTTATCATCGCATTTTCCATCTTTCTGTTCATTAAATTATTGAGTAGGATGTCTAAGAAGAATGAAGTGCCCCCTGCACCTCTTCCAACACCTCCTGAGCCAACAAAAGAAGAAATCTTGTTGACTGAAATTCGTGATTTACTTAAAGAAAAGAAGTAA
- a CDS encoding rhomboid family intramembrane serine protease, with protein sequence MKPDLQKMTVAMVIPLFLIFILYTIKILEVGMDWDFTHLGVYPLSRKGVFGIFAHPLIHSSFQHLFANTIPLFFLSWCLFYFYRDIAPYIFFAIWIGCGVLTFLIGKPGWHIGASGIIYGLAFFLFFSGILRKHVPLIAISLLVTFLYGGLIWNMLPFFAKETTSWEGHLSGAIAGTLCAILFSNYGPQKPEMPEEEEIETPEKDDAMPINSDEETLS encoded by the coding sequence ATGAAGCCGGACTTGCAGAAAATGACAGTAGCGATGGTGATTCCACTGTTCCTTATTTTCATTTTATATACAATAAAAATACTAGAAGTTGGAATGGATTGGGACTTCACGCATCTGGGAGTGTACCCGCTAAGCAGGAAAGGCGTTTTCGGAATCTTTGCTCACCCATTGATACACAGTAGTTTCCAACATCTTTTTGCCAACACCATTCCTCTTTTTTTCTTATCTTGGTGTTTATTTTATTTTTATCGGGATATAGCCCCATACATCTTTTTTGCCATCTGGATAGGGTGCGGAGTACTAACATTCCTCATTGGCAAACCCGGATGGCACATCGGAGCAAGTGGAATCATCTACGGACTAGCCTTTTTCTTGTTTTTCAGTGGGATATTAAGAAAACACGTCCCACTTATCGCCATCTCTTTGCTGGTCACATTCCTTTATGGAGGCCTTATCTGGAACATGCTTCCCTTCTTTGCTAAAGAAACAACTTCTTGGGAAGGTCACTTGAGCGGCGCCATAGCCGGCACGCTATGCGCCATCCTGTTCAGCAATTATGGGCCGCAAAAGCCCGAGATGCCGGAAGAGGAAGAGATAGAAACGCCCGAAAAAGACGATGCAATGCCTATAAATTCGGATGAAGAAACGTTGAGCTAA
- a CDS encoding MarC family protein: MFTGFNLQEMISAFIVLFAVIDIIGAIPIILNLTQKGKGVNAINATVISFILMVGFFYAGDMMLKLFHVDIASFAVAGAFVIFLMSLEMILDIEIFKNQGPIKEVTLVPLVFPLLAGPGTFTTLLSLRAEYDSLNIILALVLNMFWVYIVLRMTRRIENFLGKGGIYIIRKFFGIILLAISVRLFTANVSILIEALNK; the protein is encoded by the coding sequence ATGTTTACCGGATTTAATCTTCAGGAAATGATCAGCGCTTTCATCGTGTTGTTCGCTGTCATTGATATTATAGGAGCGATTCCAATTATCCTTAATTTGACTCAAAAGGGTAAGGGAGTTAATGCCATTAATGCGACTGTTATTTCTTTTATATTGATGGTAGGCTTCTTTTATGCTGGTGACATGATGTTGAAATTGTTTCATGTAGATATTGCTTCTTTTGCTGTGGCAGGTGCGTTTGTCATTTTCTTAATGTCACTTGAGATGATTCTCGATATAGAGATCTTTAAAAATCAGGGCCCGATTAAAGAAGTGACGCTTGTTCCTTTGGTTTTTCCTCTATTGGCCGGTCCGGGTACTTTTACGACCTTATTGTCGCTTAGAGCCGAGTATGACAGTTTAAATATTATTCTTGCTTTGGTGCTCAATATGTTTTGGGTTTATATTGTTCTCCGTATGACGCGTCGCATAGAAAATTTCTTAGGCAAAGGGGGCATTTACATCATTCGTAAATTCTTCGGAATCATCTTGCTCGCTATATCTGTGAGACTTTTTACAGCAAACGTATCCATCTTGATTGAAGCTTTAAACAAATAA
- a CDS encoding glycosyltransferase family 4 protein, producing the protein MKVLMFGWEFPPHILGGLGTASYGLTKGMALQEDMDITFCIPKPWGDEDKSFLKIIGMNNTPVVWRNVNWEYVSNRLGSCMDPQLYYDLRDHIYADFNYLYTNDLGCIEFSGRYPDNLYEEINNYSIVAGVVARQQQFDIIHSHDWLTYPAGIHAKQVTGKPLVIHVHATDFDRSRGNVNPTVYAIEKNGMDQADHIMCVSELTRQTVIDKYFQDPRKVTTVHNAVSPLSQEIMDIVPKKNPKEKVVTFLGRITMQKGPEYFVEAASMVLKRTRNIRFVMAGNGDMMNEMIRLVAERGIADRFHFPGFMKGDQVYEVLKASDVYIMPSVSEPFGISPLEAMQCSVPTIISKQSGCAEILDKCIKTDYWDIQAMADAIYSICTYQSLYEYLRDEGKKEVDQIKWENVGYKVRGIYDEVLKQYR; encoded by the coding sequence ATGAAGGTTTTAATGTTTGGATGGGAATTCCCCCCTCATATTTTAGGAGGATTAGGAACAGCTAGCTACGGTTTGACAAAAGGTATGGCCTTGCAAGAGGATATGGATATTACTTTTTGCATACCAAAGCCTTGGGGGGATGAGGACAAGAGTTTTCTGAAAATAATAGGAATGAATAACACTCCGGTTGTTTGGCGGAATGTCAATTGGGAGTATGTCAGTAATCGTCTCGGATCTTGCATGGATCCGCAGTTGTATTACGATTTGCGTGATCATATCTATGCTGATTTCAACTACTTGTATACTAATGACTTGGGATGCATTGAGTTTTCCGGACGTTACCCCGATAATTTGTATGAAGAAATCAATAACTATTCTATTGTTGCCGGTGTGGTAGCGCGTCAGCAACAGTTTGACATCATTCACTCTCATGATTGGCTTACTTATCCGGCTGGTATTCATGCGAAACAGGTTACGGGGAAACCATTAGTAATACACGTGCATGCTACAGATTTCGATCGTAGTCGGGGCAATGTGAATCCGACGGTATATGCGATTGAAAAGAATGGCATGGATCAGGCAGATCACATTATGTGTGTGAGTGAACTGACCCGACAAACGGTGATTGATAAATATTTTCAGGATCCGAGAAAGGTTACTACGGTGCATAATGCTGTTTCTCCGCTATCTCAGGAGATCATGGATATTGTTCCCAAAAAGAATCCTAAAGAAAAGGTCGTTACATTTTTAGGGCGAATTACCATGCAGAAAGGGCCGGAATATTTTGTAGAGGCTGCTTCCATGGTACTTAAACGTACTCGCAACATCCGCTTTGTGATGGCAGGCAATGGCGATATGATGAATGAAATGATTCGTTTGGTTGCCGAACGAGGCATTGCGGATCGTTTTCATTTTCCGGGATTTATGAAGGGAGATCAGGTATATGAAGTATTGAAGGCTAGTGATGTTTACATTATGCCTTCCGTGTCCGAGCCTTTTGGCATTTCTCCGCTTGAGGCGATGCAATGCAGTGTGCCTACCATTATATCCAAACAGTCCGGTTGCGCCGAAATACTTGATAAATGTATCAAGACTGATTATTGGGATATTCAAGCCATGGCAGATGCAATCTATTCTATTTGCACCTATCAATCTTTGTATGAATATCTTCGAGATGAAGGCAAAAAGGAAGTAGACCAGATCAAGTGGGAAAATGTGGGATATAAAGTTCGTGGCATTTACGATGAAGTTTTGAAGCAATATAGATAA